The Takifugu rubripes chromosome 3, fTakRub1.2, whole genome shotgun sequence genome contains a region encoding:
- the LOC101073127 gene encoding glucose-induced degradation protein 8-B homolog isoform X1 encodes MAVRIPWTPMMSYAEKPDDITKEEWMEKLNNVHIQRADMNRLIMNYLVTEGFKEAAEKFRMESGIEPSVDLDTLDERIKIREMILKGQIQGAIALINSLHPELLDTNRYLYFHLQQQHLIELIRLRETESALEFAQTQLAEQGEESRECLTEMERTLALLAFDNPEESPFGDLLNMMQRQKVWSEVNQAVLDYENRESTPKLAKLLKLLLWAQNELDQKKVKYPKMTDLSTGTIEDPK; translated from the exons ATGGCTGTTAGAATTCCCTGGACCCCAATGATGAGCTATGCTGAAAAGCCCGACGACATCACAAAAGAAGAGTGGATGGAAAAACTAAACAATGTTCACATACAGAGGGCGGACATGAATCGGCTCATTATGAATTACCTGGTGACAG AGGGATTcaaagaggctgcagagaagTTTCGTATGGAGTCTGGGATCGAGCCAAGCGTGGACCTGGACACTTTGGATGAGAGGATAAAGATTAGGGAGATGATCCTGAAGGGACAGATACAGGGGGCTATTGCACTCATCAACAGCTTGCATCCGGAGCTGCTCGATACCAATCGATACTTGTATTTTCACCTGCAG cagcaacatttgatTGAATTAATAAGGCTAAGGGAGACGGAGTCGGCGCTGGAGTTTGCCCAGACGCAGCTGGctgagcagggggaggagagtCGTGAATGtctgacagagatggagagaacaCTCGCCCTTCTGGCCTTTGACAACCCAGAAGAGTCTCCCTTCGGAGACCTGCTCAACATGATGCAGCGGCAAAAG GTGTGGAGCGAGGTGAACCAAGCTGTTCTGGACTATGAAAACAGGGAGTCGACCCCCAAACTGGCTAAACTGCTGAAGCTACTACTGTGGGCACAGAACGAGCTGGACCAGAAGAAGGTGAAATATCCCAAAATGACTGACCTAAGCACAGGCACCATCGAGGACCCCAAGTGA
- the LOC101061100 gene encoding tumor protein D54-like encodes MNRPGFGGASSPVSFSTRTVENGCSPSDLTDQEVDHLRTELAKMEEEIHTLRQVLLAKEKNATEIRRQLGLGPFSHLKQNLAKGWHDVQSSAPYLSASATLEDIGQSDICLRTRVGLSHAGQVTSAALSNVGVAITRRLADMRTLSLPSPPRHTISVPTMRHSSTFRSFEDMVGSVKDKVTGTNGETSGFERRSARHNT; translated from the exons ATGAACCGACCAG GGTTTGGTGGGGCTTCGTCACCCGTCAGCTTCTCCACCAGGACAGTAGAAAATGGATGCTCGCCCTCAGACCTGACGGACCAGGAGGTCGATCACCTGCGGACCGAACTTGCAAAG atggaggaggaaatcCACACGTTGCGGCAGGTCCTCCTGGCCAAGGAGAAGAATGCGACAGAAATCAGGAGGCAGCTGGGTTTGGGTCCCTTCAGTCACCTCAAACAGAACCTGGCGAAAGGCTGGCACGACGTGCAGAGCTCAGCCCC ATACCTCTCCGCCTCCGCCACCCTGGAGGACATCGGCCAGTCCGACAT ATGTCTGAGGACGCGGGTGGGTCTCTCCCACGCCGGCCAGGTGACGTCAGCGGCACTGTCCAATGTGGGCGTGGCCATCACCAGGCGGCTGGCTGATATGAG AACGTTGTCCCTCCCGAGCCCACCACG TCACACCATCAGCGTTCCCACCATGAG ACACTCGTCCACCTTCAGGTCTTTCGAGGACATGGTCGGCAGTGTGAAG GACAAAGTCACCGGCACAAATGGTGAAACCTCTGGTTTTGAAAGAAGATCCGCTCGCCACAACACATGA
- the dnajc5aa gene encoding dnaJ (Hsp40) homolog, subfamily C, member 5aa, giving the protein MAEHQRQRSLSTAGESLYHVLGVEKVATTDDIKRSYRKLALKFHPDKNPDNPEAADKFKEINNAHAILNDPTKRNIYDKYGSLGLYVAEQFGEENVNTYFVLSSWWAKALFVVCGLATGCYFCCCLCCCCNCCCGRCKPRPRDAQDQDFYVSPEDLEAQLQSDEREAGGEPIMMQPSATETTQLTADGHYSYHTDTGFN; this is encoded by the exons ATGGCTGAGCACCAGAGGCAGCGCTCCCTGTCCACCGCCGGTGAGTCCCTCTACCACGTGCTGGGGGTCGAGAAAGTGGCCACGACGGACGACATCAAGAGGTCGTACAG GAAGCTGGCACTGAAGTTCCACCCCGACAAGAATCCCGACAATCCCGAGGCGGCGGACAAGTTCAAGGAGATCAACAACGCTCACGCCATCCTGAACGACCCCACCAAACGGAACATCTACGACAAATACGGCTCTCTGGGGCTCTACGTGGCCGAGCAGTTCGGGGAGGAGAACGTCAACACCTACTTTGTCCTGTCCAGCTGGTGGGCGAAG GCTCTGTTTGTCGTCTGCGGCCTGGCGACCGgctgctacttctgctgctgcctgtgctgctgctgcaactgctgctgcGGGAGGTGTAAACCGCGGCCCCGGGACGCCCAAGATCAGGACTTTTACGTGTCTCCCGAAGACCTGGAGGCTCAGCTGCAGTCGGACGAGAGAG AGGCCGGAGGTGAGCCCATAATGATGCAGCCGTCGGCCACAGAGACGACGCAGCTAACAGCGGACGGCCACTACTCCTACCACACCGACACTGGCTTCAACTAA
- the ppdpfa gene encoding pancreatic progenitor cell differentiation and proliferation factor A, whose translation MAAIPSSGSLVATHDYYRRRLGSASSSSSCGSAEYTGEVIPHHPGLPRQDSGHWWTSFFFAKQNQPGLQNGSDLQKNGTYTVANGQVTCIAKEMVLKRQLSETSDSGKPEQQQTTPVPPPS comes from the exons ATGGCAGCAATTCCCTCAAGTGGCTCCCTCGTGGCCACCCACGACTATTACAGAC GACGCCTTGGTtctgcctccagcagcagctcctgtggCAGCGCAGAATACACAGGCGAGGTCATTCCTCACCACCCAG GGCTTCCAAGGCAAGATTCTGGTCACTGGTGGACTTCATTTTTCTTCGCCAAACAGAACCAGCCCGGCCTGCAAAATGGATCCGACCTCCAAAA GAACGGAACCTACACAGTGGCCAACGGCCAGGTGACCTGCATCGCCAAGGAGATGGTTCTGAAGCGGCAACTCAGCGAAACCAGCGACAGCGGGAAGCCCGAACAACAGCAAACAACCCCCGTGCCCCCCCCATCCTAG
- the LOC101073127 gene encoding glucose-induced degradation protein 8-B homolog isoform X2, with protein MMSYAEKPDDITKEEWMEKLNNVHIQRADMNRLIMNYLVTEGFKEAAEKFRMESGIEPSVDLDTLDERIKIREMILKGQIQGAIALINSLHPELLDTNRYLYFHLQQQHLIELIRLRETESALEFAQTQLAEQGEESRECLTEMERTLALLAFDNPEESPFGDLLNMMQRQKVWSEVNQAVLDYENRESTPKLAKLLKLLLWAQNELDQKKVKYPKMTDLSTGTIEDPK; from the exons ATGATGAGCTATGCTGAAAAGCCCGACGACATCACAAAAGAAGAGTGGATGGAAAAACTAAACAATGTTCACATACAGAGGGCGGACATGAATCGGCTCATTATGAATTACCTGGTGACAG AGGGATTcaaagaggctgcagagaagTTTCGTATGGAGTCTGGGATCGAGCCAAGCGTGGACCTGGACACTTTGGATGAGAGGATAAAGATTAGGGAGATGATCCTGAAGGGACAGATACAGGGGGCTATTGCACTCATCAACAGCTTGCATCCGGAGCTGCTCGATACCAATCGATACTTGTATTTTCACCTGCAG cagcaacatttgatTGAATTAATAAGGCTAAGGGAGACGGAGTCGGCGCTGGAGTTTGCCCAGACGCAGCTGGctgagcagggggaggagagtCGTGAATGtctgacagagatggagagaacaCTCGCCCTTCTGGCCTTTGACAACCCAGAAGAGTCTCCCTTCGGAGACCTGCTCAACATGATGCAGCGGCAAAAG GTGTGGAGCGAGGTGAACCAAGCTGTTCTGGACTATGAAAACAGGGAGTCGACCCCCAAACTGGCTAAACTGCTGAAGCTACTACTGTGGGCACAGAACGAGCTGGACCAGAAGAAGGTGAAATATCCCAAAATGACTGACCTAAGCACAGGCACCATCGAGGACCCCAAGTGA